The Phyllopteryx taeniolatus isolate TA_2022b chromosome 9, UOR_Ptae_1.2, whole genome shotgun sequence genome contains a region encoding:
- the LOC133483837 gene encoding calmodulin-binding transcription activator 1-like isoform X5 has product MAAENKPEGLKKIRNPERMVRIAVGYTGHTPPKSDETDANSEPGQLKIYLPKKLLECLPKCSSLPKERHRWNTNEEIAAYLITFEKHDEWLTTSPKTRPQNGSMILYNRKKVKYRKDGYCWKKRKDGKTTREDHMKLKVQGVENPDIVLVHYLNVPAVDDSGKPCGPVLCSINTDRKEWAKWSKEELIGQLKPMCAGSSLHQKCSGVKQRIISSKQESGAAAGGGATAGGGATAGQRSEEADGTEVQNSDVSEGQTEPSPGGRRSRAGGGDRRNGRMTKPSLLPQSSMEVSSSTSTNQVEVPDTTQSSPLSITSDMADSPALAISAGLSQSTAVFMSEVTTLTGDSVYSAGHTHLLPSTHESAATGILLAVAPENQRFASFPGGVGLGEGGELVLSSSLDSGGGVNLPETAMTFDPDCFLNNPKQGQTYGGGGGKTEGRNGNDGGIHCSSNGFVYSPSLVNNIKKEATPMEQPLAPQSSYVGEGAGLSPSTTLEQMDFSAVMSSPCVPSLTQSAHHPSPNLFLQTSTHTNQPSQQQTNGTTEAPQESDEARAYISLPADTPLTNGDHHTHLHPTSQDQTLCGRNGKGASVVSFPLTSQDANVGQPGSGVRQEVSGKVVENGGELMLKSGAAHEAYASVDTEHYLQPTDGHGVGDEGGAGCGTAGGGENEILCNGVSLPGAGGSVVASPQSIGAGASIERALYNSSLPPQGGSVSATAAGAGAAISLEGFEASFGSQFSDLINDFISVEGSAGGVGAAVNGVLMPQEGAVGEEQGTGEGHLQGSEVEQGALGMLQETGRLFGVTDYSPEWSYPEGGVKVLITGPWLESSAEYSCLFDHISVPAALIQPGVLRCYCPAHDTGLVMLQVAMGGEVISSSVVFEYKARDLPALPSSQHDWLSLDDTQFRMSILERLEQMEQRMADITNQNPCSETMATKSEGAEGGGTEQQSQTSPDHSSFEGRVVVVCEKMMSQPCWASSNQLVHSKNSRGMTLLHLAAAQGYAGLIQTLIRWRTKHADSIDLELEVDPLNVDHFSCTPLMWACALGHTDAALVLYQWDPRALAIPDSLGRLPLNIARSRGHTRLAELLEQLQQSPQAPSQPADIWMDRWRGGSELSRINNSHSSNPNSELRRARTESQPNNQTWNQTGHRTSQTTQGEQGGPPPAKRLKPTQQQLANSISSNLNSLPNHHRPTTHASPISSPQQTQHPNLSNRSAPPASYSPDCPQLSSSSFPHLQARIGASGGGTRWSLRQTLGQRSLARRILGKERLAVHLRHRVLSDRGEETELLTYQDNTEDLQMDISMLADHIMETSTARLKQEDMETEIDSGRVGLSADVKLLSGYLAEVERFLNAKPQTPGPKPNSHSGPEAMKVERLKMDSSFLAMTEAEQRELCETIRNALHSLRKHKGPIQEQRKEIAAVIQRCYKRYKQYALYKRMTLAAILIQSRFRSFHEKRKFQQSRRAAVLIQQYYRSYRHSLSNLLTKKQNQAARKILRFLLRCRHRVREQKKDRGPESPPPGPTHSPLSL; this is encoded by the exons GCCTCAAAATGGCTCCATGATCCTCTACAACCGCAAGAAGGTGAAGTACAGGAAAGATGGATACTGCTGGAAGAAAAGGAAAGACGGGAAGACCACCCGAGAGGATCACATGAAGCTCAAAGTCCAGGGTGTGGAG AACCCAGACATCGTGCTGGTGCACTATCTGAATGTTCCAGCAGTGGACGATAGCGGGAAGCCGTGTGGTCCTGTTCTCTGTTCTATCAACACAGACAGGAAGGAGTGGGCCAAGTGGAGCAAGGAGGAGCTCATCGGACAACTCAAACCTATGT GTGCTGGAAGCAGCCTACATCAGAAATGTTCAGGTGTCAAGCAGCGCATCATTTCATCCAAGCAGGAGTCAGGGGCAGCGGCAGGGGGTGGCGCTACAGCGGGTGGCGGCGCTACAGCAGGCCAGAGATCTGAGGAAGCAGATGGCACAGAGGTCCAGAACAGTGATGTGTCAGAGGGCCAGACAGAGCCCAGTCCTGGGGGGCGACGGAGCAGGGCAGGCGGAGGAGACAGGCGGAATGGCCGAATGACAAAGCCCTCCCTCCTCCCGCAGAGCAGCATGGAAGTGTCCTCGTCTACCTCCACCAACCAGGTGGAAGTCCCTGATACCACCCAGAGTTCCCCACTCTCAATCACCAGTGATATGGCTGACAGCCCTGCGCTCGCCATTAGTGCTGGCCTGTCACAGAGCACTGCTGTGTTCATGTCTGAAGTCACCACGCTGACTGGAGATTCGGTTTACTCAGCTGGCCACACCCACCTGCTGCCGTCCACTCATGAGAGCGCCGCCACTGGGATCCTGTTGGCTGTTGCCCCCGAGAACCAGAGGTTTGCATCATTTCCTGGTGGGGTCGGCTTAGGAGAGGGAGGAGAGTTGGTTCTTTCCAGCTCGCTAGACTCCGGCGGTGGGgtcaaccttccagagactgcCATGACGTTTGACCCTGACTGCTTCCTTAATAACCCCAAGCAGGGTCAGACCTACGGAGGAGGTGGAGGGAAGACTGAGGGGCGTAACGGTAATGATGGGGGGATCCACTGTTCATCTAACGGCTTTGTCTACAGCCCATCCCTTGTCAATAACATCAAGAAGGAAGCTACACCTATGGAGCAGCCACTGGCCCCTCAGAGCAGTTATGTAGGAGAGGGGGCAGGCCTCAGCCCCAGTACCACTCTGGAGCAGATGGACTTCAGTGCTGTCATGTCATCACCGTGCGTCCCGAGTCTAACTCAGTCCGCGCACCACCCTTCGCCAAACCTCTTCCTCCAgacctccacacacacaaaccagccCTCCCAGCAGCAGACCAACGGCACCACTGAGGCACCACAGGAATCAGATGAAGCTAGGGCTTACATTAGCCTGCCGGCAGACACCCCGCTCACCAACGGAGACCACCATACACACCTGCACCCAACCAGCCAAGACCAGACCCTGTGTGGCAGGAATGGAAAAGGAGCATCAGTGGTCTCTTTCCCCCTGACGAGCCAGGACGCTAATGTTGGCCAGCCCGGCAGTGGGGTTCGTCAGGAGGTCAGTGGCAAAGTTGTTGAGAATGGAGGCGAGTTAATGCTCAAGTCTGGAGCTGCTCACGAGGCTTACGCCAGTGTGGACACTGAACACTACCTTCAACCTACAGATGGCCACGGAGTGGGGGATGAAGGGGGAGCGGGCTGTGGAACCGCAGGAGGAGGGGAAAACGAAATTCTTTGTAATGGCGTAAGCTTGCCAGGGGCCGGCGGCTCAGTGGTGGCCAGTCCTCAGTCAATAGGCGCTGGTGCAAGCATTGAAAGGGCACTCTACAATTCCTCTCTACCTCCACAAGGTGGAAGTGTATCCGCCACAGCGGCTGGAGCAGGAGCAGCCATCAGCCTGGAAGGCTTTGAGGCTtcatttggaagtcagttctcTGATCTCATCAATGATTTCATCTCAGTTGAAGGGTCTGCAGGTGGGGTAGGGGCTGCTGTCAACGGGGTCCTGATGCCTCAGGAGGGGGCAGTGGGAGAGGAGCAGGGCACGGGGGAAGGCCACCTGCAGGGTTCTGAAGTGGAGCAGGGAGCTCTGGGAATGCTCCAAGAGACCGGGAGGCTGTTTGGTGTGACAGACTACTCCCCAGAGTGGTCTTATCCTGAG GGTGGTGTGAAGGTGCTTATCACAGGCCCGTGGTTGGAGTCAAGCGCTGAGTACAGCTGCCTGTTTGACCACATCAGCGTccctgctgccctcatacagcCTGGTGTGCTACGCTGCTACTGTCCAG CCCACGACACGGGACTCGTCATGCTGCAGGTAGCTATGGGTGGCGAGGTCATCTCTTCTTCAGTGGTCTTTGAATACAAGGCGCGCGACCTTCCTGCCCTCCCATCCTCTCAGCATGACTGGCTGTCTTTGGACG ATACCCAGTTCAGGATGTCCATCTTGGAGCGCCTGGAGCAGATGGAACAGAGGATGGCCGATATAACCAATCAAAACCCCTGCTCAGAAACTATGGCAACCAAGAGTGAAGGTGCAGAGGGAGGGGGAACCGAACAGCAGTCTCAA ACCTCTCCCGACCACAGTTCATTTGAGGGTCGGGTTGTGGTTGTGTGTGAGAAGATGATGTCACAGCCGTGTTGGGCTTCCTCCAATCAGCTCGTCCACAGCAAGAACTCAAGAGGAATGACCTTATTGCATCTGGCTGCAGCTCAGGGCTACGCTGGGCTCATTCAGACTCTCATCCGCTGGCG CACCAAGCATGCAGACAGTATTGACCTCGAGCTGGAGGTGGATCCTCTAAATGTCGACCACTTCTCCTGCACACCACTG ATGTGGGCATGTGCTCTGGGTCATACTGATGCAGCACTGGTGCTTTACCAGTGGGACCCAAGAGCTTTGGCCATTCCCGATTCTCTGGGACGCTTGCCACTCAACATCGCCAGATCCCGGGGCCACACACGACTGGCCGAACTCTTGGAGCAGCTACAACAAAGTCCTCAAGCTCCAAGTCAGCCTGCTGACATATGGATGGACCGGTGGAGAGGAGGCTCTGAGCTCAGCAGAATAAACAACAGTCACTCCTCAAACCCAAATTCAG AACTGAGGAGAGCCAGGACTGAGAGCCAGCCCAACAACCAGACCTGGAACCAAACAGGACACAGAACTTCACAGACAACCCAGGGAGAGCAAGGGGGTCCACCCCCAGCTAAGAGACTCAAACCCACTCAGCAACAGCTCGCTAACTCAATCTCCAGCAACCTCAACTCCCTCCCGAACCACCACAGACCTACCACTCACGCTTCCCCTATATCAAGTCCTCAACAAACCCAACATCCCAACCTCAGCAATCGGAGTGCACCCCCTGCCAGCTACAGTCCGGACTGTCCTCAGCTCTCCAGCTCCTCCTTCCCCCACCTGCAGGCCAGGATAGGGGCATCTGGAGGGGGCACCAGGTGGAGCCTGAGACAGACTCTGGGGCAGCGTAGCCTCGCAAGGAGGATTCTAGGGAAGGAGCGACTGGCTGTTCACCTGCGCCACAGAGTCCTGTCTGACAGGGGGGAGGAGACAGAACTGCTGACCTATCAGGATAACACAGAGGACTTGCAG ATGGACATTTCAATGCTTGCTGATCACATCATGGAGACATCCACTGCTCGACTTAAACAGGAGGACATGGAGACTGAAATAGACTCCGGAAGGGTGGGCCTCAGCGCTGATGTCAAACTATTGTCTGGTTATCTTGCTGAGGTTGAAAG GTTCCTTAATGCCAAGCCCCAGACTCCCGGCCCAAAACCGAACTCTCACTCAGGGCCTGAGG CTATGAAAGTGGAACGGTTGAAAATGGACTCCTCCTTTCTTGCCATGACAGAAGCAGAGCAGAGAGAGCTGTGTGAGACCATCAGGAATGCTCTGCACTCCCTTAGAAAACACAAG GGTCCTATTCAGGAACAACGCAAAGAGATTGCAGCAGTGATTCAACGCTGCTATAAGAGATACAAGCAG TATGCACTTTATAAGAGGATGACCCTGGCAGCCATCCTGATCCAGAGTCGTTTCCGGAGTTTTCATGAGAAGAGGAAGTTCCAACAGAGTCGCAGAGCAGCGGTCCTCATACAGCAATACTATCGCTCCTATAGACACTCCCTCAG CAACCTTCTAACTAAAAAACAGAACCAGGCTGCACGCAAGATCCTGAGGTTCCTGCTTCGATGCCGCCACAG GGTCAGAGAGCAGAAAAAGGACAGGGGTCCTGAGAGCCCTCCACCAGGCCCCACCCACAGCCCACTAAGCCTGTGA